The region CATCGGCGCCATGGCCGGTCGTGTCGAGCCCCAGCTCGGCGGCGATGGCGTGCATGACCTCGTCCGCTTCCAGGCTGGGGTTGAGCAGGTACAGCACATCGACCGGCGCCGGCAGCCGTTCGGCCAGCATGCGGCACAGCATGGTCTTGCCGCTGCCCACTTCGCCCGTCAGCTTGATGATGCCTTCGCCTTGCGTGACGGCGTACAGCAGCGCGGCCAGCAGCTCGCCCCGCGTATTGCCCGGATAAAAGAAGGCGGGATCGGGCGTGATGCCGAACGGGGCCGTGCGCAAGCCGAAATGGGCCAGGTACATGCCGTGCGGCGACCTTGCGGGCTTCATGCCGCGATGCAGTTCAGGAACGCCTGCTCGAGGCTGGCATCGGCCGCGCCGCCGTGGCGCGCGCGGCATTCGGCCGGCGTACCCGTAAACAACATGCGGCCTTCATGCAGGATGGCCATGCGGTCGCACAGTTCGTCGATATCGGCCAGCGCATGCGAGGTGAGCAGGGCGCCGCGGCCCTGTGCCCGCAGTTGCCGCAGCGCCTGCTTGAACAGGGCGCGCGCCTTCGGGTCGAGTCCGCTCATCGGTTCATCGAGCACCAGCTGCGGCTTGCCTGACAATAAACAGGCAGCCAGTCCCAGTTTCTGCATCATGCCTTTCGAATAGTCGCGCGCGGGCCGGCTCAGGGCGGACGGCGCCAGGTCGAGCGCGGCGATGGCCGCTTGCACGGCTCCCTCGTCGTAGCGCACTTTGTGCAAACGCAACAGATAGCGCAGGAAATCGCCGCCCGTCAGGTAATGCGGCGCCTGGAAGCGTTCCGGCAGGAAGGAGATGGGCTGGCGCGCCGCGCTGTGCCGGTGCGGCTGGCCAAAGATGGCGATGCTGCCCAGGTCGGGCGTGCAGAAATCGAGCAGGCATTTGAGCAGGGTGGTCTTGCCCGCGCCATTCACGCCCACCAGGCCGAACAGCTCGCCGGCGCGTATGTCGAGGTCGACGCCGCGCAGGACGGCATTGCCGGCCAGCTGCTTGTGCACGTTGTGGTACTCGATGGCGCAGGCGTTCATAGGGGCAATGGTGGATGGGGACGGTGAACGACCGCCATTATTGCCATGCGTTCCGGCGCCCGGCAAGTGTTTCCTTGTCGTCTGCGGAAATGCGCAAATATCAAACGATGGAATGTATTTTCTTTAAGAAACAACAGGTTCTGGAATAAAATACCAGCGCACGCCGTTGGCGTGCATCGTCTGTCGAATCTGTCGAGGAGCAAGCATGGCAAGGCCAGAGAAAGTCCGGCTCGGTGAAATTTTGGTGCAGCAGAAATTGCTGACGGAACAACAGTTGGGCCAGGCCTTGACGGAACAGAAGCGCTCGGGGCGCAAGCTGGGGCGCGTCTTCGTCGAGCACGGCTTTGTCACGGAAGAGCAGATTTCGGGTGCGCTGGCGCGCCAGCTCGACATTCCCTACATCAATCTGAAGTTTTTCAACATCAATCCCGAACTGGTGCGGCTGTTGCCGGAAACCCAGGCGCGGCGCTTCCGCGCGCTGGTGCTGGAAGACCGCCGCGAGGGCTTGCTGGTCGGTATGTCCGATCCGACCGACCTGTTCGCGTACGACGAGATCGCGCGCCTGGTCAAGCGCCATATCGAACTGGCTGTGGTCAACGAGACGGAAGTGCTGGCCGCCATCGACCGCATTTACCGCCGCACCGAGGATATTTCCACCCTGACGCGCGAGCTGGAGCAGGACCTGGGCGACGTCTCCGTCGACTTTGGCGCGCTGGCCGTCAATCCGGGCCTGGAAGAGGCGCCCATCGTCAAGCTGCTGCAATCCGTGTTCGAGGATGCCACGCAGGTGCGCGCCTCGGACATCCATATCGAGCCGCAGGAGGGCCGGCTGCAGATCCGCTTCCGCATCGACGGCGTGCTGCATCTGCAGACGGAGGCCGACAGCAAGATCGCCAGTTCGCTGGCGCTGCGCCTGAAACTGATGTCGGACCTCGATATTTCCGAGAAACGCCTGCCGCAGGATGGCCGCTTCGCCATCCGCGTGAAGAATCAGCGCATCGACGTGCGTATCTCGACCATGCCGACCCAGTACGGCGAGTCGGTGGTGATGCGGCTGCTGAACCAGGGCGGCACGACCCTGCGCCTGGACGCCATCGGCATGCCGCCCGCATTGGTGGACCGGTTCCGCGCCATCGTGCACCGGCCGAACGGCCTCGTGCTGGTGACGGGACCCACCGGCAGCGGCAAGACGACGACCCTGTACTGCGCGCTGGCCGAACTCAATTCGGTGGAAAAAAAGCTGATCACGGTGGAAGACCCCGTCGAATACCGCTTGCCTGGCATTAACCAGGTGCAAGTGAACGACAAGATCGAGCTGAACTTCGCCCGCGTGCTGCGCTCGGCCCTGCGGCAGGATCCCGACATCGTGCTCGTCGGCGAGATGCGCGACCAGGAAACGGCGCAAATCGGCTTGCGCGCCGCCATGACGGGCCACTTGGTGCTGTCGACCCTGCATACGAACGACGCCATCAGCACGCCGCTGCGCCTGATGGACATGGGCGTGCCCCGCTACATGGTGGGCAGTTCGCTGCAAGCCGTGCTGGCGCAGCGCCTGGTGCGCGTGATCTGCGAAAGCTGCAGCACGCCGTACGCGCCCACGCCCAACGAATACGAATGGCTGCGCCTGGAACTGGGCGAGCTGGTCGAGCGCAACCAGTATTTCCACGGCAAGGGCTGCTCGCATTGCAATGGCATGGGTTACCGGGGCCGCACGGGCGTCTACGAATTGCTGGAAATCACGCGCGCCGTGGCCGACGCGGCCAACCATGCCGATCCGTCGCATTTCATGAAGGTGGCATCGGCGCAGATGGCGGGCGAGACCCTGCGCCGCCACGCCGTGCAGCTGGTGGTGCAGGGCCGCACGACGGTGCTTGAAGCGATGCGCATCAGCAACCAGAGCGAGGATTGACGTGCCGTTCTTTGCCTACAAGGCGCGCAATGCCAGCGGCGAGCTGCTGACCGGCGTGATGGAAGGCGCCGACAGCGGCGCCGTGGCCGACCAGCTGATGGCGGGCGGCATCACGCCCGTCGACATCAGCGCCACCAAACAGACGGTGACGGGCGCCGGCGCCAACCAGCTGGGCTGGTGGGCCAGGCTGACCGAGAAAAAAGTCACGCCCATGGACGTGCAGCTGTTCAGCCGCCAGCTGTACACTCTGCTCAAGGCGGGCGTGCCCATCATGCGCGGCCTGGCCGGCTTGCAGGAATCGGCCATCAGTCCCGCGTTCGGCCGCATCATCAAGGATGTGCGCGAATCGCTGGATGCGGGGCGCGAGCTGTCGGCCGCCATGGCGCGCCACCCGGCGGTCTTCACGCCGTTCTACCTGTCGATGGTGCGCGTGGGCGAAATGACGGGGCGCCTGGACGAAGTCTTCCTGCGCCTGTTCGACCACCTGGAATTCGACCGCGACATGCGCGCGCGCGTGAAGACGGCGACGCGCTACCCGACCTTCGTCGTGTTTGCCATGATCGCGGCCATGGTGGTGGTGAATATCTTCGTCATACCCCAGTTCGAGAAGGTGTTCGCCAGCTTCCACGCCGAGCTACCGCTGATGACGCGCATCCTGATCGGCGCCTCGCGCTTTACCGTCACCTACTGGCCCCTGCTGCTGATGGCGGCGCTGGGCGGCTTCTTCGGCTGGCGCGCCTGGCTGCGCACGAAGGATGGCCTGTACAAATGGGACCGCGCCAAGCTGCGCCTGCCGATCGCCGGCAAGATCATCCTGAAGGGCACCATGGCCCGCTTCGCGCGCAGCTTCGCCCTGTCGAGCACGAGCGGCGTGCCCATCGTGCAGGCGCTGACGGTGGTGTCGCAAACCGTCGACAACACCTACCTGAGCGCGCGCGTGGAACAGATGCGCGACGGCGTCGAGCGGGGCGAAAGCATCTTGCGCACCTCGGTGGCGGCCGGTGTCTTCACGCCGGTGGTGCTGCAGATGATCGCCGTGGGCGAGGAGTCCGGTTCGCTGGACGACCTGATGGACGAGATCGCGGACATGTACGAGCGCGAAGTCGATTACGAGCTGAAGACCCTGTCGGCGCAGATCGAGCCCATCCTGATCGTCTTCCTCGGCGCCATGGTGCTGGTGCTGGCGCTGGGCATCTTCCTGCCGATCTGGGACCTGGGCAGGGCGGCCCTGCACTGATGGCCGCGCCCGCCCGCCAGCGCGGTTTTACCCTGTTCGAACTGGCCGTCGTGGCGGCCGTGTTCGCCCTGCTGGTGACGGTCTTCCTCAGCCGCGTGGCCTACTACCAGCAGCAGGCGCAGCAGACGTCCGTGGCGCAGATGCTGGGCGTCTTGCGCACCAGTCTGCGGGTGCAGGTGCTGCAGCTGTACCTGGCGGACCGGCGCGACCAGCTGCCGGCGCTGGCGCGGCAAAACCCGTTCGACTGGCTGGCCGACAAGCCTGCCAATTACCTGGGTGAGTTTGAGCAGCCGGCGCTCGATAAATTGCCAGGAGGGAATTGGCTGTTCGATAAAAAAGAACAAAAAATCATCTATTTGTTAAGTAATGGCAATATTTTTTCCCCCACAAGTGTTGATCCAGTGAAATTTAAGGTAACCTTGCCGGGTGCAGACGCCGATATTGAAAAGCTCGCCCAGGAACCCGATATTGTGGTGTGGAAATTGCCGGACCCGGTGGCACACTGAGTCCCGTGCAGCGACAGTTTCATGTTTAGTTTGATGTTTTTAAATTGATTTTGGAGAGCAGGTATGAATAAATCCTTACGTAGTTTCAAAAGCGGCGCCCAGGCAGGTTTCACCCTGATCGAACTGGTGGTCGTCATCGTCATCCTGGGCATCCTGGCGGCGACGGCGATTCCTAAATTCGTCGACATGTCGACCGATGCGCGCGTGGCCAAGATGCAGGCGGCCGCCGGCGCCATCAAGGCCGGTTCCGCGCTGTACCACGCGCAATGGCTGGTCAAGGGCGGCGTCGATACGCCGAAAGTGCAGATGGAAGGCAAGGACATCGACGGTGCGTTTGGCTACCCTGCGGCAACCGCGGCAGGCATCGGCGAGGCTGCGGGCATCAGCAATAAAGACTACGTGATCGCCACCACGGCAGGCTTCGTCGTGACCCCGGATGCCACGCGTAGCACCTGCACGGTGACCTACACGGCGCCAACCGCTGCAGGCGGCGCACCGGTCATTGATATCGCGGCAGACAAAACCACCTGCAAGTAATATTTGAGCAATCTGCAAGGAAGGCCAGGCCCCGCGCCGGCCTTCCTTGCGCACCACCAGCCCAACCCCAGGCTTGGCCAGTTGGGCTTTTTTACGGGCCATCCCTTGCGACCAGCACCACAGTTCACGGCATTTCCTGAAGCACGGCGGCAACTGTTGCCGCGGCAGGCGCGCGCGCGCGGCTTCACGCTGATCGAACTGGTGGCCGTGCTGGTGATGGTGGGCCTGATCACCACCTTTGCCGCTTCCCGCTTCTTCCAGCGCGACACCTTCGATGCGCGCGGCTTTGCCGACCAGGCGACGAATATCGTGCGCTATGGACAAAAGCTGGCGGTGGCGCAAAACCGCGCCGTCTTCGTGCGCATCGACGCCAACAGCGTGGCCCTGTGCTTCGACGCGGCCTGCAGCGCCGCCAACCGGGTGCTGCCGCCCACGGGCAGCAACAGCGGCAGCAATGAAACCCTGCAATATTGCAACGGGCAGCGCAACTGGCTGTGCGAAGGCCGTCCGGCCAGCGTGGCCCTGTCCACCGTGCCCGCCAATACGCCCGGCTTCTATTTCGATGCGCTGGGCCGGCCCTACGCGCTGGCGAACGTCTTCCCCGCGCCATCGACTTTCCCCGCCCGGCTGGCCCTGCGCATCGCGGGCGATGGCGCGGCGCGCAACATCATGGTGGAAGGGGAGACCGGCTATGTGTATTGACATGCCGCGCCCCGGCCGGCGCCAGCGCGGCTTCACCCTGATCGAGCTGGCGCTGTTCATCGTCATCGTCGGCGTGGCCGCGGCCGCCATCCTGGGCGTGATGACCGTGACGACACGGCACAGCGCCGATCCGCAGCTGCGCAAGCAGGCGCTGGCCATTGCCGAAGGCATGCTGGAAGAGATCCAGCTGGCGCGCTTCACGTACTGCGATCCGCAGGACTCCAATGCGGAAACGGCCACCGGCCCGGCCGGCTGCACCATCCCGGAAGCGGTCGGACAGGAGGCGGGCGGCGTGCCGCGGCCGTTCGACAATGTCAACGATTACGTGGCCGCGTACGGCACGGCCACGGCTTACACGACGGATGCGCAGGGCACTGCCTGGGTGCCCGGCGCCGGCCAGCCGTATACGGCCTGGGTGACGATCACGCCGGCGGCCCTGAACGGCATCGCCGCCACCGAGAGCCTGCGCATCGAGGTCAGGGTGCCGTATGCCGACCAGCAGATCGTGCTCGACGGCTATCGCGTGCGCTATGCGCCGAACAGCATCCCATGAGACATTTTCCGCTTCCCTTCCGCCGCGCGCGCGGCTTTACCCTGGTGGAGATGGTCATCGTGATCGTCATCATGGGCATCATCGGCGCCATGGTGGCCGTCTTCATCCGCGTGCCCGTGCAAGGCTATGTGGATGCCACGGCCCGCGCGGCCCTGGCCGATACGGCCGATACGGCGGCGCGCCGCCTCACGCGCGACGTGCGCCTGGCGCTGCCCAACAGCGTGCGCGTGTCGGCCGATGGCCAGTTCCTGGAATTGCTGCTGACCAAGACGGGCGGGCGCTACCTGAGCGACGGCGATCCGCCGGGCCTGGGCGACGTGCTGGGCTTCGACCCGGACAGGACGTATACGGGCAGCTTCACCATCATCGGCGCCGCGCCGGCCGATGCGCTGGGCACGCGCCAGGCCATCGCCGTGGGCGACCATATCGTCGTGTATAACCTGGGCCAGCTGTACGGGCCGAACAATGCCTATGCGTGCAGCGCCGCGAATGGCTGCAACCGGGCGCAGGTCACGGCCGTGGCGGGCAGCCTCGTCACGCTCGGCAGCTATCCGTTCGCCACCAGCCCGGCGCCGCAGCCCTCGCCATCGAACCGCTTCCAGGTGGTGACGACGCCCGTCACCTACGCCTGCGACACGCAGCGGGGCACGCTGACGCGCTACGCCGGCTACGCCATCGCGGCGACCCAGCCGCTCAGCGAGACGGCCGCGCCATTGGCGGGCGCGCAGGCGGCCCTGCTGGCGCGCCAGGTGGCCGCTTGCAGTTTCAACTACACCGTGCTGGCGAATGTGCAGCGGGGCCTGGTGAATGTCAGCCTGAGCCTGGGCGCGGCGAACAGCAACACGGGCGTCGTGCGCCTGGTGCAGCAGGTACAAGCGAGGAATACGCCATGAAGCACGTGTCCGTTCCGGGCTTGCGCGCGCGCCGCATGCGCGGCTTCAGCCTCGTCACGGCCATTTTCCTGCTGGTCGTGCTGGCCGGGCTGGCGGCCGTGATGGTGAATGTCTCGACCTTCCAGCAGACGGAGTCGGCCATGGACGTGCAGGGCGTGCGCGCCGAGCAGGCTGCGCGCGCGGGCCTCGAGTGGGGCTTGCAGCGGCAGCTGGCCGCCGGCCTGGCGCCCGGTGCGGCCTGCATCGCGCCCGCCGCGTTTACCTTGCCGACGGGCACGACACTGTCCGCGTTTACCGTCAGCGTGCAATGCACCACGGCCACGGGACCCGGCACGCTGGCCAACTGGACCATCACGGCCACGGCGTGCAACCAGCCGGCCGCGGCCGCGCCGCGCTGCCCGAACCCGGGCAACAACGCCGATTACGTGCAACGCCGCCTGCAAGCCGTGCTGTCGCTGTGAGGGTTTGCTGACAAAAAAAGATCGCTAATTTGTTGTTTTTACACAATAAAGTTGGTTTCATGAATTAAAATTGGTTTGCTGCATTATCTGCGCGACAAGATCGGGCAGGCACTTACACTGGATAGTACGCATGGGTTTATTCGCTAGAGCAAAAAAACACGATGGATGGCTGGCGACGGCGTTTGGCCGTGAAGGCGTCAGCGCCGTCGTCGTCGAGCGTCCCGCCGGCGCCATGCCGCGCGTGCTGGGCGCCAGCTACCAGGCGGCCGAGCGTCCCGCCCCTGCCGAGGCGCTGGAAAAACTGGGCAAGGACTTGCAGGCGGCCACGCGCCACTGCACCACCGTGCTGGCCGGCGGCGAATACCAGTTGCTGTCGCTGGAAGCGCCAGCCGTGCCGCGCGAGGAATTGAAGACGGCCGTGGGCTGGCGCCTGAAGGACATGCTGGACTTTCCCCTGGCCGAGGCCACCATCGACGTGTTCGATATCCCCGGCGACCCG is a window of Janthinobacterium sp. 1_2014MBL_MicDiv DNA encoding:
- a CDS encoding type II secretion system protein, which gives rise to MAAPARQRGFTLFELAVVAAVFALLVTVFLSRVAYYQQQAQQTSVAQMLGVLRTSLRVQVLQLYLADRRDQLPALARQNPFDWLADKPANYLGEFEQPALDKLPGGNWLFDKKEQKIIYLLSNGNIFSPTSVDPVKFKVTLPGADADIEKLAQEPDIVVWKLPDPVAH
- a CDS encoding prepilin-type N-terminal cleavage/methylation domain-containing protein — encoded protein: MRHFPLPFRRARGFTLVEMVIVIVIMGIIGAMVAVFIRVPVQGYVDATARAALADTADTAARRLTRDVRLALPNSVRVSADGQFLELLLTKTGGRYLSDGDPPGLGDVLGFDPDRTYTGSFTIIGAAPADALGTRQAIAVGDHIVVYNLGQLYGPNNAYACSAANGCNRAQVTAVAGSLVTLGSYPFATSPAPQPSPSNRFQVVTTPVTYACDTQRGTLTRYAGYAIAATQPLSETAAPLAGAQAALLARQVAACSFNYTVLANVQRGLVNVSLSLGAANSNTGVVRLVQQVQARNTP
- a CDS encoding type II secretion system protein; translated protein: MCIDMPRPGRRQRGFTLIELALFIVIVGVAAAAILGVMTVTTRHSADPQLRKQALAIAEGMLEEIQLARFTYCDPQDSNAETATGPAGCTIPEAVGQEAGGVPRPFDNVNDYVAAYGTATAYTTDAQGTAWVPGAGQPYTAWVTITPAALNGIAATESLRIEVRVPYADQQIVLDGYRVRYAPNSIP
- a CDS encoding pilus assembly FimT family protein, giving the protein MRPAPQFTAFPEARRQLLPRQARARGFTLIELVAVLVMVGLITTFAASRFFQRDTFDARGFADQATNIVRYGQKLAVAQNRAVFVRIDANSVALCFDAACSAANRVLPPTGSNSGSNETLQYCNGQRNWLCEGRPASVALSTVPANTPGFYFDALGRPYALANVFPAPSTFPARLALRIAGDGAARNIMVEGETGYVY
- a CDS encoding ABC transporter ATP-binding protein — encoded protein: MNACAIEYHNVHKQLAGNAVLRGVDLDIRAGELFGLVGVNGAGKTTLLKCLLDFCTPDLGSIAIFGQPHRHSAARQPISFLPERFQAPHYLTGGDFLRYLLRLHKVRYDEGAVQAAIAALDLAPSALSRPARDYSKGMMQKLGLAACLLSGKPQLVLDEPMSGLDPKARALFKQALRQLRAQGRGALLTSHALADIDELCDRMAILHEGRMLFTGTPAECRARHGGAADASLEQAFLNCIAA
- a CDS encoding GspE/PulE family protein, whose protein sequence is MARPEKVRLGEILVQQKLLTEQQLGQALTEQKRSGRKLGRVFVEHGFVTEEQISGALARQLDIPYINLKFFNINPELVRLLPETQARRFRALVLEDRREGLLVGMSDPTDLFAYDEIARLVKRHIELAVVNETEVLAAIDRIYRRTEDISTLTRELEQDLGDVSVDFGALAVNPGLEEAPIVKLLQSVFEDATQVRASDIHIEPQEGRLQIRFRIDGVLHLQTEADSKIASSLALRLKLMSDLDISEKRLPQDGRFAIRVKNQRIDVRISTMPTQYGESVVMRLLNQGGTTLRLDAIGMPPALVDRFRAIVHRPNGLVLVTGPTGSGKTTTLYCALAELNSVEKKLITVEDPVEYRLPGINQVQVNDKIELNFARVLRSALRQDPDIVLVGEMRDQETAQIGLRAAMTGHLVLSTLHTNDAISTPLRLMDMGVPRYMVGSSLQAVLAQRLVRVICESCSTPYAPTPNEYEWLRLELGELVERNQYFHGKGCSHCNGMGYRGRTGVYELLEITRAVADAANHADPSHFMKVASAQMAGETLRRHAVQLVVQGRTTVLEAMRISNQSED
- a CDS encoding type II secretion system protein — encoded protein: MNKSLRSFKSGAQAGFTLIELVVVIVILGILAATAIPKFVDMSTDARVAKMQAAAGAIKAGSALYHAQWLVKGGVDTPKVQMEGKDIDGAFGYPAATAAGIGEAAGISNKDYVIATTAGFVVTPDATRSTCTVTYTAPTAAGGAPVIDIAADKTTCK
- a CDS encoding type II secretion system F family protein: MPFFAYKARNASGELLTGVMEGADSGAVADQLMAGGITPVDISATKQTVTGAGANQLGWWARLTEKKVTPMDVQLFSRQLYTLLKAGVPIMRGLAGLQESAISPAFGRIIKDVRESLDAGRELSAAMARHPAVFTPFYLSMVRVGEMTGRLDEVFLRLFDHLEFDRDMRARVKTATRYPTFVVFAMIAAMVVVNIFVIPQFEKVFASFHAELPLMTRILIGASRFTVTYWPLLLMAALGGFFGWRAWLRTKDGLYKWDRAKLRLPIAGKIILKGTMARFARSFALSSTSGVPIVQALTVVSQTVDNTYLSARVEQMRDGVERGESILRTSVAAGVFTPVVLQMIAVGEESGSLDDLMDEIADMYEREVDYELKTLSAQIEPILIVFLGAMVLVLALGIFLPIWDLGRAALH